A single region of the Apodemus sylvaticus chromosome 7, mApoSyl1.1, whole genome shotgun sequence genome encodes:
- the LOC127688993 gene encoding cytochrome P450 1A1 produces the protein MPSMYGLPAFMSATELLLAVTVFCLGFWVVRATRTRVPKGLKSPPGPWGLPFIGHMLTLGKNPHLSLTKLSQQYGDVLQIRIGSTPVVVLSGLNTIKQALVRQGDDFKGRPDLYSFTLIADGKSMTFNPDSGPVWAARRRLAQDALKSFSIASDPTSASSCYLEEHVSKEANHLINKFQKLMAEVGHFDPYKYLVVSVANVICAICFGQRYDHEDQELLSIINLSNEFGEVTGSGYPADFIPVLRYLPNSSLDAFKDLNKKFYSFMEKLIKEHYRTFEKGHIRDIADSLIEHCQDRRLDENANVQMADDKVITIVFDLFGAGFDTITTAISWSLMYLVTNPSVQRKIQEELDTVIGRDRQPRLSDRPQLPYLEAFILETFRHSSFMPFTIPHSTTRDTSLNDFYIPKGHCVFVNQWQVNHDRELWGDPNEFRPERFLTPRGVLDKYLSEKVILFGSGKRKCIGETIGRLEVFLFLAILLQQIEFKVSPGEKVDMTPIYGLTLKHARCEHFQVQVRSSDPQHLQV, from the exons ATGCCTTCTATGTATGGCCTCCCAGCCTTCATGTCAGCCACAGAGCTGCTCCTCGCTGTCACTGTATTCTGCCTTGGATTCTGGGTGGTCAGAGCCACAAGAACCCGGGTTCCCAAAGGACTGAAGAGTCCACCCGGACCCTGGGGCTTGCCCTTCATTGGGCACATGCTGACCCTGGGGAAGAACCCACACCTGTCACTGACAAAACTGAGCCAGCAGTATGGAGATGTGCTGCAGATCCGCATTGGCTCTACCCCCGTGGTGGTGCTGAGCGGCCTGAACACCATCAAGCAGGCCCTGGTGAGGCAGGGAGATGACTTCAAGGGCCGGCCAGACCTCTACAGCTTCACACTCATCGCTGACGGCAAGAGCATGACTTTCAACCCAGACTCTGGACCAGTGTGGGCTGCCCGCCGGCGCCTGGCCCAGGATGCTCTGAAGAGTTTCTCCATAGCCTCAGACCCGACATCTGCATCTTCTTGCTACTTAGAGGAGCACGTGAGCAAGGAGGCCAACCATCTAATCAACAAGTTCCAGAAGCTGATGGCAGAGGTCGGCCACTTTGACCCTTACAAGTATTTGGTAGTGTCAGTGGCCAACGTCATCTGTGCCATATGTTTTGGCCAACGTTATGACCATGAAGACCAAGAGCTGCTCAGCATAATCAATCTAAGTAATGAGTTCGGGGAGGTCACTGGCTCTGGATACCCAGCGGACTTCATCCCTGTCCTCCGTTACCTGCCTAACTCTTCCCTCGATGCCTTCAAAGACTTGAATAAGAAGTTCTACAGCTTCATGGAGAAGTTAATCAAAGAGCACTATAGGACATTTGAGAAG GGCCACATCCGGGACATCGCAGACAGCCTCATTGAGCACTGTCAGGACAGGAGGCTGGACGAGAATGCCAATGTCCAGATGGCAGATGATAAGGTCATTACGATTGTTTTTGACCTCTTTGGAGCTG GGTTTGACACAATCACAACTGCTATCTCTTGGAGCCTCATGTACCTGGTAACCAACCCTAGTGTACAGAGAAAGATCCAGGAGGAGCTAG ACACAGTGATTGGCAGGGATCGGCAGCCCCGGCTTTCTGACAGACCCCAGCTGCCCTATTTGGAGGCCTTCATCCTGGAGACCTTCCGGCATTCATCCTTCATGCCCTTCACCATCCCCCACAG CACCACAAGAGATACAAGTCTGAATGACTTCTATATCCCCAAGGGCCACTGTGTCTTTGTGAACCAGTGGCAGGTTAACCATGACCG GGAACTGTGGGGTGACCCAAATGAGTTTCGGCCTGAAAGGTTTCTCACTCCCAGAGGCGTTCTGGACAAGTACCTGAGTGAGAAGGTCATTCTCTTTGGTTCAGGCAAGCGAAAGTGCATTGGGGAGACCATTGGCCGATTGGAGGTCTTTCTCTTCCTGGCCATCTTGCTTCAGCAAATAGAATTTAAGGTGTCACCAGGCGAGAAGGTGGATATGACTCCTATCTATGGGCTGACTTTAAAGCATGCCCGCTGCGAACACTTCCAAGTGCAGGTGCGATCTTCTGATCCTCAGCATCTCCAGGTGTAG